Proteins encoded together in one Lathyrus oleraceus cultivar Zhongwan6 chromosome 5, CAAS_Psat_ZW6_1.0, whole genome shotgun sequence window:
- the LOC127085610 gene encoding beta-galactosidase 13, with amino-acid sequence MTRLRTIAFLSILLVLLPAIVAARGKGKAKATAKHNRVAGIHNVTYDGKSLFVNGRRELLFSGSIHYTRSTPEMWSSILDRARHGGLNVIQTYVFWNAHEPEQGKFNFEGNYDLVKFIRLVQEKGMYVTLRVGPFIQAEWNHGGLPYWLREVPGIIFRSDNEPYKKHMSAFVGKIIQMMKDEKLFAPQGGPIILAQIENEYNHIQLAYEEKGDSYVQWAANMAVAFDIGVPWIMCKQRDAPDPVINACNGRHCGDTFSGPNKPYKPALWTENWTAQYRVFGDPISQRSAEDIAFSITRFFSKNGNLVNYYMYHGGTNFGRTSSAFTTTQYYDEAPLDEYGLEREPKWSHLRDAHKAMLLCRKAILGGVTSVQKINTFHEVRMFEKKDANICAAFITNNHTTEAATISFRGSNYFLPAHSISVLPDCKTVVFNTQSIVSQHNSRNFVKSAVANNLKWEVFSEPIQNVKKVPPTQKLPAELYSMLKDTTDYGWFTTSFELTQKDMPKSGATPALRIMSLGHSLSAFVNGQYIGCEHGTHEEKSFEFEQPANFKVGTNYVSILASTVGLPDSGAYMEHRYAGPKSISVVGLTRAIDLTKNGWGHQVGLKGEGLQIFTEVGSKNVKWVPVTGSARAVSWFKTRFVTPEGNGPVVIRMTGMGKGMIWVNGKSIGRHWMTFLSPLGKPTQSEYHIPRSYLNSKDNLLVILEEEKASPEKIEIMNVDRDTICSNIRENDPANVNSWVSRHGQFRALVKNPGPQASLKCATGKKIVAIEFASFGNPSGYCGMFSLGNCNAASAKSVVEKECLGKEACLVAVNRANFNMKGGDACPNLVKNLAIQAKCSY; translated from the exons ATGACTCGCCTTCGCACCATCGCATTCCTTTCCATTTTATTAGTACTCTTACCTGCCATTGTGGCCGCACGTGGTAAGGGAAAGGCAAAGGCAACGGCAAAGCATAACCGCGTAGCTGGCATTCACAATGTTACTTATGATGGCAAGTCACTCTTTGTTAATGGAAGACGCGAGCTTCTCTTTTCCGGTTCCATCCATTACACTCGCAGCACTCCTGAG ATGTGGTCATCCATTCTTGATAGAGCAAGACATGGAGGTTTGAATGTTATTCAAACTTATGTGTTTTGGAATGCTCATGAGCCAGAGCAAGGCAAG TTCAACTTTGAAGGCAACTATGATTTGGTGAAATTCATTAGGTTGGTTCAGGAGAAAGGCATGTATGTGACCCTCAGGGTTGGACCTTTCATTCAAGCCGAATGGAACCACGG AGGTCTTCCGTATTGGCTAAGAGAGGTTCCAGGGATCATATTTCGTTCTGATAATGAACCATATAAGAAACACATGAGCGCATTTGTTGGAAAAATTATACAAATGATGAAAGATGAGAAACTCTTTGCTCCCCAAGGAGGTCCTATCATCTTGGCACAG ATTGAAAATGAGTACAACCATATCCAACTTGCCTATGAAGAGAAGGGAGATAGCTATGTTCAATGGGCCGCAAATATGGCAGTAGCCTTCGATATCGGTGTTCCATGGATCATGTGCAAGCAGAGAGACGCTCCTGATCCCGTC ATCAATGCATGCAATGGAAGACATTGCGGTGATACCTTCTCCGGACCAAATAAACCATACAAGCCTGCCCTATGGACCGAAAATTGGACTGCACAATACCGAGTTTTTGGTGATCCAATATCTCAGAGATCCGCAGAAGACATTGCCTTCTCAATTACTCGATTTTTCTCCAAGAATGGAAATTTGGTCAACTACTATATG TACCATGGTGGAACAAACTTTGGAAGAACCAGCTCCGCCTTTACGACAACTCAATACTACGACGAGGCTCCTCTCGATGAGTATGGTCTTGAGAGGGAACCAAAATGGAGTCATCTTAGGGATGCACATAAGGCTATGCTCCTTTGCAGAAAGGCTATTCTTGGCGGTGTTACCTCTGTCCAGAAGATCAACACCTTCCACGAG GTTAGAATGTTTGAGAAGAAAGATGCAAATATTTGCGCCGCTTTTATCACTAACAACCACACTACTGAAGCAGCCACCATTAGTTTCAGAGGTTCTAACTACTTCTTGCCTGCACATTCCATTAGCGTCCTCCCCGATTGCAAGACGGTTGTCTTCAACACACAAAGT ATTGTTTCCCAACATAATTCAAGGAACTTTGTGAAGTCTGCTGTAGCAAACAACCTCAAATGGGAGGTGTTTTCTGAGCCAATTCAAAATGTCAAGAAAGTCCCGCCGACTCAGAAACTTCCAGCCGAGCTCTACAGCATGCTTAAAGACACCACAGATTATGGATGGTTCACCACTAG TTTCGAGTTGACTCAAAAAGATATGCCAAAGAGTGGAGCAACTCCGGCTCTTCGTATTATGAGTCTTGGACACTCACTCTCCGCATTTGTTAATGGACAATACATTG GCTGTGAGCATGGTACACATGAAGAGAAATCTTTTGAATTTGAGCAACCTGCAAACTTTAAGGTTGGAACCAACTACGTATCCATCTTGGCCAGCACTGTTGGACTACCA GACAGTGGAGCTTACATGGAACATAGGTACGCAGGACCCAAGTCCATATCCGTTGTTGGTCTCACCAGAGCAATTGATCTCACTAAAAACGGTTGGGGTCATCAG GTTGGTCTCAAAGGCGAGGGACTTCAAATTTTCACCGAGGTAGGATCAAAGAACGTGAAGTGGGTTCCAGTAACCGGATCTGCACGCGCCGTCTCATGGTTTAAGACAAGATTTGTGACACCAGAAGGTAATGGTCCAGTTGTTATCAGAATGACAGGTATGGGAAAAGGAATGATTTGGGTGAATGGTAAAAGCATCGGCCGTCACTGGATGACCTTCCTTTCTCCTCTCGGAAAGCCTACTCAATCAGAGTACCATATCCCGAGATCTTACCTTAACAGCAAGGACAATTTGCTTGTTATATTGGAAGAGGAAAAGGCCAGTCCAGAAAAGATCGAGATAATGAACGTTGACAGAGACACTATCTGCAGTAACATCAGAGAGAATGACCCTGCCAATGTCAATTCATGGGTATCTAGACACGGACAGTTCCGCGCTCTCGTCAAAAATCCAGGACCACAGGCTTCACTCAAATGCGCCACAGGCAAAAAGATTGTTGCTATCGAATTCGCAAGCTTTGGTAACCCTTCTGGTTATTGTGGAATGTTTAGTCTTGGAAATTGTAATGCCGCTTCTGCTAAGAGCGTTGTTGAGAAGGAATGCTTGGGGAAAGAAGCATGTTTGGTTGCAGTTAACCGTGCAAACTTCAACATGAAAGGTGGCGATGCTTGCCCGAATTTGGTGAAGAACCTTGCTATACAAGCTAAGTGTTCTTACTAG